Within the Glycine soja cultivar W05 chromosome 3, ASM419377v2, whole genome shotgun sequence genome, the region AATATATAGACGTTCGCATTGTAATTTGTCCATAGACCTTGTTCTACTATAACACAGCTTGCAGAATAGCATCAGACTTCAAGCATTGCATAAAAAGTGCATGATGCAAAGCCAACCTATATTTATGTTCGAATTTTTGTGGAAGGGAAACTCAATTATTCACTGAAACAATACTGATTCAACCTAACTAGGAAATATTGGCATATACATCAGCCATGCGATTGTGGTGGTTGGATTGGCAGTCTTTGCTAAGTTTGCGCCAGAATTTCATCCTCGTTTTTGTGGGAACTACCTAATGTGTAATGCTCTAATTTGTTTTGCCAGCCACATATCACCTAAAATTATTTGACTCTTCTCTACACATCTAGCAAAATAACCTTGGACTTATGGTTGTTATTAAGGCTGTTTGAAACTTCGATTTGCTGCCACttttataatcttttatttCTGAATACGACTGACTACATAGACATAAGTTGGCTTCTAAAAGCACGATCTCGTTGATATGCATTCGCTCACATAAGAGACCTTTACGCAAAGTATTATTAAGTTGTATATACAGGCGAACAGATTTCAATATTGCCTtacctaaaaaatttaaaacttgttACCATCATTGCACTGAAAACTAACTCTCGCATAGTTGTAATAAACTAACAATCAGTTCAAGTACAATTTGAAAACTAgctaaattgtaaatttgtcaataaagaaaattatatttatgtgtTGATATTATCGCTTTGACCAAAGCACCATTATATGATATATTATCTATGCAATGTGGTGAATCTAGGGTTCCTCCTTCTAAATAGGTTAACTATTAATAGATGCTTTTCTGCAGTGGgacattatataaatttaaccaATGGGAAAATAATAACGCTGCGTGTAAAAGCGGCTCAAATGTGAAAAGATTCAGCTTCATAAAGTGTATAGCTAGGAGTGGAAAAAAACTGCACAAGAAAGGATAAGTAACCATGAGAAAGGAAAATATAAGAGCAACCAATGAATGATATTAGAgcttaaacaaaaagaaaaatcagcacACGTTGTCAGTTACAGCAAAATTGAAATCCTTTTCTGCAAGTAAAGAGAGATTCAGCACAAGACCACTATTTGAAGTCCGAATAAAAGTCTTCACTATATTTGCCTGTTCAGGTGATATTACTATCCACACTATACCCTTTATCATGCAgctttatttgataaattttaaattaaattactcatttggtccctataatttcatgattcttacttttttagtctctatagttgtggtctttttagtccctatagtttatatttttattctctattAGTCCATGTAGTtttgaaagtgatctttttaatcCCTATAGTTTACTTTTAGTTCctgtaatttgaaaattatagagactaaaagagaattaaaatgtaaactataggaactaaaaagaccactttcaaaatatagggactaaaaaggtAAGAACCATGGAATTATAGgaaccaaatgagtaatttaacctaaattTTATACGTCTGAAGTTTGTATGCTCTTTTTTAAGTCACCATCTTCAACATCTTTGTTCTTGACATTATTCTCTGAACCACCCTCGGTTTTCATTTTTGAATTCTGTATGCTTTGTTCGTTGTCCTTAACTTCAAATTTATTGTCTTCATTATAGTTGCTTTTGATGCTATTCTCTGCACTACCCTCATTTGTGGCactaactttttcatttgataatttttccttgtgtatTTGAGTGCTCTCTTCGTTGCCCTTATCTGTGGCACTAACTTcttcatttgataatttttccTTCTGTGTTTGAGTGCTCTCTTCGTTGCCCTTGATTTTTAATTCACTAGCTGCATCATCTTTGATCTCATCATTTGGGAGGCCAACTTCAGTTTTATCAGATAAATTTGTCATATTTGAAGTTTGTGCAATCTCTTCAAAGCCTTTATTTTCAAGAGGAACAGATTCCCTATCTTCATTCTTGGTAGTATTCTCTGCATTATTCATATTTACCATGCCACTCAATTCAGCTTTATCTGGTGAATTGACCATATCTGAAGCCTTCATGCTCTTTTCTCTGCCATTCATATCAGTCTCACCACCTTCCCCTTGGCCATTCTTGGTAACAGTCTCTCCATTATTTTTCTCCACAGCACTCACTTTGAAAGGTCCTAGCTTAGCTTCAATATCCTTGACAATGAAGTTTAAAGATCTAACATCCCGAGCCTCTGCTAAACGGCTGCTTGATGATGCCTATCACACAAAacgaaaaattcaaatactcATTATAACAGAAATAGAGTATCATTTCCCAAATCATAGGCAAAATAAATGGTAACTGATGATGAAAGCCAACAATTTCATGTCTCCATCAATGAATGACTTGAAGACACGAATTAAGCCAATCAACTCCAGGATAAAAATTCATTCCCTCAAACTCTTGGTTGGGATAATATCTTATAACTAGACAATATTACAGAGGCCAAAAGATCCCGTCcacttttattatgtttatgaAAGGAAAGGCAAGGAGAGCAAATGACCTCAGAAATCTTTAATACctacaaacacaaaattagccAAATAACCTTTCTGAGCATTGTGCCTTCTCAAGGAGGAATGTCCATGTGGCAATTGACGGGAAAGTGTTTGGTAGACATATTAGAATAGGACAGAAAGTGGCATGTGAGttctatttttaatgtattttaaaaataaaacaaaatggaGCCACGGACATAGGGTTAAAAAGTAGTACATTTGGATTCTACTAAAAGAGTTGAAACTGGGGAACTGAACCattccatttcattttattgATATGCCAAATGCTATCAAAGTATTTTATTAAACAATCCAATAAAAAGTCAGgtcttcaaatcaaattaagatAATGCCTTGAATATATCAGCTCTAGCTCCTTCCTGATGCCTATCCAATGCTCCTAATGATTCATACATAATgacaatacaacaacaaaaaccttATCCTGCTAGGTAGATCAGATCAGTCTTTCTAATGACAATGTTATGGGCATTAGATTGTCAACATGCTGCAAATGACAATGCTatgacaaattaaaatataacttttaaactcATGGTCCAACATATCACTAAGTTGAATTATTAAAACTAACACAATCATGTTATCACCAATATTAATGCTGTTGTATGGGGGTGATCAACAGGTAATGCAAAAACCTATTGCTTAATTTGAAACAAATAATGAAAGAGATGAATATCCATATTTCTCTACaattttctctctagtagtgGAAGCAAATTTCATTAGAACGTGAAAAACAAATGTCTAAAACAACatcaacatgattttttttttttaaaaaaaagtgagacgTTTCATTATATCAATTAAATTGTGTTGGGAAAAAATCCTTTAACATTAATTAGGTGGTGCCACTACCCAATTTGGCCGTGGAAATAGCCACAACTCACAGCCAAGGCTAAAATTTAGAACAAATTACACTCTGTCTCTCCTATATTTCGGACTTATTACACTCACATCTTCTCCGTTAGAATGCATTTTTTTTGCCTCCCCTGAGTGAACACCGTTAACCAACGGTGTTAATTTTGAGTGAAATGTCAAAATAATCCTTCTCACTTAACCCCTTCACACAGTCACACCCTAATCCCTAATCTCACTTCTTCCACCACCAGAGGCACCATCCCCACCAAAACCAAACACTGTCGGCGGCTGAACCAGACTGCTTCGATCCGTCGCAGAGCACCATCGTTAACGGTCCTTCTTGTCGTCGTCTCCGCCACTCACATGCATGCCATCAATGCCTCGGCACCTAGCCCAACCTCTCCTTCCTCCATTATCTCTTCGTCCTTCGCCGTCAGTTTTCTCACCGTTGTCATTGCTCTTGTCTTTGAATCTTCTCTCAGGATCTGAACATGGGTGTAGTTTGCTTTGGCATTGGGTAGAACGACATCAAAATTttgattcaaaaaataaattattgcttGTTTAGTTGCCTGGAGGAGATcttgaatgaatttttttaatgaaattttgaagTTGCCAGTATTCTAAGGAAGAAGATGAGGACATTTTGGAccaaaaatttcattaaaacacATGTGCATGACACATGACGTCTTGGGGTTAACAGAACTAACGGTCAGGGGGTGTTTGTGTATTTGCAACAATAAGGGAGGCTTGTGTAGAAATCCAATGGATGCTAGTGTAATAAGTCCTAAACACAAGGGAGGTGAATGTAATTTGCTCTAAAATTTATTAGCATGTATGTAAATTACATGGATGATTGAAAATGGAAGGCCTCAGCATTGAAAATTTCAGGATCTctgaataaataacaaaaaggaaaatgtatGTGGACAAAAGGAATAGGGGGCACACTTTCAATACTTTTCCCATTGATAAACTCTTCATTTTATCTAATGACAATGATTCCCTTCCATTATACCCTCAATCATAAATGACACAAAATTCCCCTATTGTATTATACCCTCAATACAACAAACTTTACTTACTAGATGGGATCAGTTACATGGATCAAATGATGCTTGAGTCTTCTATCATGAATCATGTCCTTAGATAAACCAGTGATCTCTAAATCCTTCTTActggttttttatttattctaaggTCCTTCCTAATGGTTTCACCTATAGTTTTTCTCGGTTTCCCTCTACCTCTAGCAATAGGGCTACccaaatagttaaaaaatatatatttttttttaacgttGTGAAATCAGAGTTCAGAATTTTTTCTAACAAAAAGTTGTGTTTATACTTTAAACTTTCAATTATGGACAAAAAATACTGAATTTCACTGACAAAGTTTTAGGCTCTTTTAGCTATATAAAAAAGTGTTTATTGTTTACACAGACTGACCTGTACAATTTGCTCCACTCGTCGTTTAAGATCATCCCCATATGCTTTCTTGTAGATGCCTTTAAGCAAGTGCCACAAGTGAGAATTAACGTCATCTAAACAATGTTTTTCAATCATACATTGTGCAACAGCTGACCTACAACCCACAACATAAAAAGGACACTTTACAAGCTTCATTGGACAAACAGTTATACAATGCCTGTCCATCTCACGTCTCATAATGCTATCAGAACACTTCTGTTCACATGCAATTATCTTGAAAGCACAAGTTGAGTCGTGATTCTTCAAATGAGCTGCGCAAAATCTGGAATTGCATCCCTCATTTTCGCAGATCATAGTTCTAAAGTTGCAGTTATCAACATGATTGGCAAGTTCTTCCGCAGAATTAAAACTCATGTTGCAATGATATGAGTTTTCAAAGTCAACATTCTTGAGCAAAGTTTCTGCAATTATTTCTCTCCTGTCAAGTGTCCAAAACCCATTCATTTCCATCTCTTGAACAAAATCATCTATTTTGTCCTCCCTCTTTTCACTCAGCAGCCATCCTGAAACTCGGCTAAACAGATTCCTCTTTGAACTCACAAAGTCATCAACCAAATTAGAAATGATATCAAAAGGATGGTCCGATACTTCACCATCTGGACTACCTTCCAAGATAACAGACTCAGCAACAAATGATTCACTTCTTTGGGTAACATACTCTATCATTTCCTTCCTCAAATCAACAGCCACTGAACCCGGAGTCTTGAAGAGATCTCCTGATGTGTTATCAACACAAGCACTGGCTAGACCTGGAAGGAACATTTGAGCCAACTTGTGAACTACTTCTGTGTCACAAAGATCACAATGCAACAAGGGACCTCCCTGTTTCTCATCTTCAAGCTTCTCAGGCCCAAGGTCCACATCAATGGTAGGCATGTCCATGCTTGATAATATCTAGACATAACAAGTTTGAGGATAAATCATCGCTATAtactctttgatatccttgaaaacacttttaattttcttcaaattcatTGTTCTATTACAATCTGGTAAGTGACTAcgattaaacaagaaaaagatttCAGCATCTAATGCACAATATTGGAGACATATTTCAGATATCATCATTCATTACCATCAATTACAAAATCAATTGTCAAAGATGAAATTACAGTGTTTCACAAGGACAACCAACAACATAAGTTTTCACAGCCTAATTTATCAAAATGCATCCCAATTGAGTTGAGTCTCTATGATCACACAACCCATTAAAGTTtcatatacaagttttggatttttgaaaaaaaattgcagaAAGATCAAAACTTACCGACATGGGGTGTTGAGATCTAAAATGTTGGGTTCTGAAAAAATATCGCTTGTGATTGAGAGTTTAATTTTGTAGGAAAAATCGGTTTTTTAGGCGGCGAAACGCCACAAGCTCCTTCCTTTCCATTTAATGCCAACTATTCTTTTTAACCGTACAATTTTACTTTTACTATTCTTCTCAGTTCCGTAAAATTAGAAATTTAGTTGCTCTTACATACCCTCCAAAGATCGTACCAATGGATTGGTTTCTACCTAGCAAGGGGTGTGAGGATTTCATCACAAATAAGATATGATTGTTAAGCAAGTAGTattactttattaattttttatttatcaaatttcttttaaataatttttttattaacagtatttaataaatacttttatgcTTGAAAGtgaaatcaaataatattaaaacataattccatgtttataaaaatatttaagatttgaaaataaaatcttaaaccatgaaaatgaaagatttttttGTGAGAAAGATTGATTGCCTCTTATTTAAATTATGACTctctataattaaaataaagtaaataatatgtaagataataataaataaaattctataTGGTGTATTCCCATAAAATATATGGTAACAACATTCGGTAATTATTGGGCGTAAACAGAAAATGTAAATCATTTCGATTCGTTTAGCtcaacttattttgattcacattTAAATAGATACATGACTAAATTAACTCACTTATTAGATAATGTTTGTGTAAGCCTAAATTCATAAACTAGCCCACAAGTCtaatgtcaaaaaaatattaaaaattgaaaaaaatgtaattattttagtttcctctagatttttgaggttgcATGCCCAAAGCAATGCATGTGTGTAATTTGCCTATGTATAATTTGAATAACATATAGAGGTTCTTAAAAGAtattctcatcattttttttaattataagatatgATGAGATGAAAGTAAGATATAAGTCATAATCTAGATATGATGTATGGTATGATATATGATAGCATAAAGATAAGTATTATAATATACGATAAAGGtgagtaaacaaaaaatataattcactcGGGTATAATGCTAAAATGATGGTTCATATTTGGGATAGGTCGACCAGATGACAGATTATAAGATGGATTGACCAAATGAAGACCAGAAGAGTTTGCATTAGAGAAAATAGTTGCGTCTAGATTCATCTTGATTGAGTTTGGTTGTGGTTTTTGTCATGTTGAATTTTTTGGGCTTCCTTCTTATGTGGAGTAAATacccaaatgaaaatattcattttgtGATTAGTAAGAGGGAGACTTATTTGTGAGGAAAAAACGGTTATAAAACGTTGAGAGAAAAAGTATAGAAAAAATCATTGTGATTTTTACACACCCACCAAAAAGCATTTTTCAAATTGCAATTACAGATTGATTCACAGTTCGATCAGACTGATTTTTTGACAATAGATTCTACGCACGTCATATTTTAAATTGTCCAGTTGTCAAAACAATATTTGGAGAAGAAGATAAGTGTTTCACATtttctattttgtattttagggTTTCGTCTTCTTGTCTCTTTATTCTattttgtgttttatattttattggtgCTCTTCATAGGTTCTCGTAGGTTTGGAGGAATTTATTTCGACGGCTTATTGTTTTGTTATTGAGTTTGTTACTGGGTTGACCTATTTTCCTATGAGTTAATTGGTACCAAAAAAGATTTTGCAAGTGAGAGGTAATACTAGGACCCCTTACACTAAGCCATTGATGGAGGTATTGGCTAGATATTGCAATTATGGAAGTTGAAATGCCTTGATTGTTCCacattctttcatttttgtttttccaaattgACCAAAGAGTAATCAAGAACTTTGTGTTTACCGAAACTTATTGAGTATCAGGGATGTCAAAAAACAAGGCTTTGAATAGTATCAACTGcgagaattttattttcaatgaggGACCAAAAATTAGCTTCTTTCCCAAATTGTCGAGCTTTGATACAGTCAAGAGAAAGATGTCAATTTGTTTCCGTGGAGTTGAGGCAGAAAATGCAACTGGTCGGGTATTGAATTCCTCTGCAAAAAAGCTTTGTCCTTGTGGGAAGCAACCTCTCAAAAATCTTCAAGCAAAGTGTTTATCTTGGGAGGAATGTGTAGACGCCAAAGGGATGTCCAACTTTCATGAACCTTCAAATCAAATGTGTAACATCTAAAGAGTATCCACAAcgtcatgataaatatttttaacattatatataCCATTGCTAGAATGTCTCCATAAAAGCTTCTCTTAGTCCGAGGTGTTGAAGAGAAAGATTATCAGAAGTTGTTGAACATCTTCATTTGAGGATAAAGCATCAAGAACATCTTCATGCTGAACATAAAAGTTTTCAtgtttataaaaatcataaattattatagatatgaattattttaaaatttgataaatttatcattaCACTAGTcggtaaatataaaaatttaaatttacactTTAACGATgacatatattaaatattaacatcaACTTATATAACATTTACGTGAtgaatacatatattatttatttttaaaatttaatatgataaaattatgttaaatttttaatttcaataaacattaaataaaatattattatcaacATAAATCTTAATCTTAATAAAACCCAAATTgatgtaatataaaatgaaattcagTGTCTCCTTATTGTCCTCCATCTTACATTCTTCGGACATGTAATGAAATGAGACGTAAGGAAACGAAAACCCTCTTGTTGTTCATCTTATACTGAACTTGGAATTATGTGCATCACCGTCGCCAAGTCTCAATGAACGCTGTTTGGAGTCTCGAATTTCTCGGGaaacaaacacaatcaatcGTCCGAACTCAAACCTAAACGACAACTAATCGTGGCGAATGGCGGTTTCTGAAGAAGAATGCTCTTCTGCGAATTCAGGTTCAGGTCCctcttcttcgtcttcctccgccTCGGCGCGCTACTACCTCTCCAAGTGCGTTCTCAGAGGCAGCGTCGTTCTTCAGGTTCTCCACGCTCACATCCGTTCTCCCTCCTCAAACGACGTCATTTTCGGCAAGGTAACCTCCGTTTCCCCATTTTTGCCTCATCCAAAATCTAACTTATTATCGTGTCTCACTGCTGCTACATGCTGTAGTGTAGTTATTTTTTGCTTTAGAATAATTAACTTGATTTAACTGAGCTCTGCTGTGCTTCTCTTATCATCTATCACTTCACTTGCTGTTATTTTGATTAGGATTAGGAGGATGACATGTTATGTTGCTCCTGTTTGTTCATTTGTGATTTCAGGAGACATCTATTGAATTGGTGGTTATTGACGAGGATGGGAATGTGCAATCTGTGTGTG harbors:
- the LOC114407306 gene encoding uncharacterized protein LOC114407306, which produces MSILSSMDMPTIDVDLGPEKLEDEKQGGPLLHCDLCDTEVVHKLAQMFLPGLASACVDNTSGDLFKTPGSVAVDLRKEMIEYVTQRSESFVAESVILEGSPDGEVSDHPFDIISNLVDDFVSSKRNLFSRVSGWLLSEKREDKIDDFVQEMEMNGFWTLDRREIIAETLLKNVDFENSYHCNMSFNSAEELANHVDNCNFRTMICENEGCNSRFCAAHLKNHDSTCAFKIIACEQKCSDSIMRREMDRHCITVCPMKLVKCPFYVVGCRSAVAQCMIEKHCLDDVNSHLWHLLKGIYKKAYGDDLKRRVEQIVQASSSSRLAEARDVRSLNFIVKDIEAKLGPFKVSAVEKNNGETVTKNGQGEGGETDMNGREKSMKASDMVNSPDKAELSGMVNMNNAENTTKNEDRESVPLENKGFEEIAQTSNMTNLSDKTEVGLPNDEIKDDAASELKIKGNEESTQTQKEKLSNEEVSATDKGNEESTQIHKEKLSNEKVSATNEGSAENSIKSNYNEDNKFEVKDNEQSIQNSKMKTEGGSENNVKNKDVEDGDLKKSIQTSDV